From Deltaproteobacteria bacterium, a single genomic window includes:
- a CDS encoding integration host factor subunit beta — protein MNKSELALEVAKRAKVSQNVAKVVVEAVFEEMEEAMRKGERIEIRGFGSFVIRDYGTYQGRNPKTGEAVRVSPKKLPYFKAGKELKERVDH, from the coding sequence GTGAACAAATCTGAGCTCGCTCTAGAGGTAGCCAAGAGGGCGAAAGTAAGTCAAAATGTGGCCAAGGTGGTGGTTGAAGCCGTCTTTGAGGAGATGGAGGAGGCCATGCGAAAGGGGGAACGGATCGAGATCAGGGGATTCGGGAGTTTTGTGATCAGAGATTATGGTACTTATCAAGGCAGAAATCCCAAGACAGGAGAAGCGGTACGTGTCTCCCCCAAAAAACTCCCGTACTTCAAGGCGGGCAAAGAGCTGAAAGAGAGGGTAGACCACTAG